In Bdellovibrionota bacterium, the following are encoded in one genomic region:
- the ruvC gene encoding crossover junction endodeoxyribonuclease RuvC translates to MSWRKLQGHSPIVLGIDPGTHTTGYGVATQIGTRLVCLKKGAIRTSDKQPLEQRLRTIYNQLVAVIDETSPDVMAVEAIFYAKNVRSAVILAHARGVALLAAANKSLPVIEYSATEVKQSTVGYGRASKEQILTMVSRLFRLPTAPTTRHDSTDALAVALCHLNVGNSARRIAQALNLETPTRRLGRGGSRWRTL, encoded by the coding sequence ATGTCATGGAGAAAATTGCAGGGGCATAGTCCCATCGTCCTCGGGATCGACCCGGGCACCCATACCACCGGCTACGGTGTCGCAACTCAAATTGGAACTCGCCTCGTTTGCCTCAAGAAGGGAGCGATTCGGACCTCCGATAAACAACCGCTCGAACAACGCCTTCGAACGATTTACAATCAGCTCGTGGCGGTGATCGACGAGACCTCCCCCGATGTTATGGCGGTGGAAGCGATTTTCTACGCCAAAAACGTCCGATCGGCCGTCATTCTGGCACACGCGCGCGGCGTGGCCTTGCTCGCGGCGGCCAACAAGAGCCTTCCCGTCATCGAGTATTCCGCAACCGAAGTGAAACAGTCGACCGTAGGATACGGCCGGGCGAGTAAGGAGCAGATCCTCACGATGGTCTCGCGACTCTTTCGCCTTCCTACCGCTCCCACGACGCGGCACGATTCGACCGACGCACTGGCCGTGGCGCTCTGCCATCTCAATGTCGGCAACAGTGCCCGCCGGATCGCGCAGGCGTTGAACCTCGAAACGCCGACTCGTCGATTGGGCCGCGGCGGAAGCCGCTGGAGGACCCTGTGA
- a CDS encoding YebC/PmpR family DNA-binding transcriptional regulator, with product MSGHSRWATIKRKKGLADAKKGKVFTKLIKEVVVAARMGGGDVNTNTRLRSAVAAARAQNMPGENIERAIKRGTGELEGITYEETTYEGYGPGGVAILVDIMTDSKQRTVAEIRYIFTHHGGNMGEAGCVSWNFEKKGILAIDKATVSEEKLMEVALDAGAEDVRDVGSNFEVITDPHMFEAVKGKIETAGIKFVLAEVAKLPKNTVQLEGKNAEQMVRLVEELEDNDDVQHVYTNSDIAEDVMEKIAGA from the coding sequence ATGTCCGGACACTCGCGTTGGGCGACAATTAAGCGGAAAAAGGGACTCGCGGATGCCAAAAAAGGCAAGGTTTTCACTAAGTTAATTAAGGAAGTAGTCGTAGCCGCCCGAATGGGTGGAGGAGACGTCAATACAAATACAAGGCTCCGATCCGCAGTAGCCGCGGCTCGCGCGCAGAACATGCCCGGAGAAAACATCGAACGGGCGATCAAGCGCGGAACGGGCGAGCTGGAAGGGATCACGTACGAAGAGACGACGTACGAAGGATACGGTCCTGGAGGCGTCGCGATCTTGGTCGACATTATGACGGACAGCAAACAACGCACCGTGGCCGAAATTCGCTATATCTTCACGCACCACGGCGGCAACATGGGCGAGGCTGGCTGTGTGTCGTGGAACTTCGAGAAAAAGGGGATTCTAGCGATCGACAAAGCGACCGTTTCCGAAGAGAAACTGATGGAGGTCGCTCTGGATGCGGGTGCTGAGGATGTCCGCGACGTTGGAAGCAATTTTGAAGTCATTACGGACCCGCACATGTTCGAAGCGGTGAAAGGCAAAATCGAAACCGCGGGAATTAAATTTGTACTGGCGGAAGTCGCCAAACTTCCCAAAAACACCGTCCAACTGGAAGGGAAAAACGCCGAGCAAATGGTTCGGCTCGTGGAGGAACTGGAAGATAACGACGACGTCCAGCACGTCTACACGAATTCCGACATCGCCGAAGATGTCATGGAGAAAATTGCAGGGGCATAG
- a CDS encoding type II toxin-antitoxin system RelE/ParE family toxin codes for MKWRLVVTPKVQTTLRVLPPQTKRYVREALEELRKDPWSGKPLRDQLAGLFSLRTRRFRIVYRIERNLVTVIVVGFGHRKTIYEELTEEIPRPMQ; via the coding sequence GTGAAGTGGCGTCTCGTCGTCACGCCGAAAGTTCAGACGACGCTGCGCGTCCTTCCCCCGCAAACCAAACGCTACGTGCGTGAGGCGCTTGAAGAGCTTCGGAAAGATCCTTGGAGCGGCAAACCGTTGCGTGATCAACTGGCGGGACTCTTTTCTCTGCGCACCAGGCGTTTTCGGATTGTTTATCGAATCGAACGAAATCTCGTCACCGTGATCGTTGTCGGATTCGGGCATCGCAAGACCATTTACGAGGAACTCACGGAAGAGATTCCACGGCCGATGCAGTAG
- a CDS encoding type II toxin-antitoxin system Phd/YefM family antitoxin, whose protein sequence is MRLPTIVPVTEFRTRALEAVRRVNRLGDELIITTKGKPAAVLLSYDEWESIVETLAIKENPHLMSQIRASLRYLRRGGKGIPLEKITWDRR, encoded by the coding sequence ATGCGGTTACCCACCATCGTTCCGGTCACGGAGTTTCGGACTCGCGCCCTGGAGGCGGTTCGCCGCGTCAATCGCCTGGGGGACGAATTGATCATCACGACTAAAGGTAAACCTGCGGCGGTTTTGCTTTCGTATGACGAATGGGAATCCATTGTCGAGACGCTCGCTATCAAAGAGAATCCACATCTCATGTCCCAGATACGGGCGTCGCTTCGCTACTTGCGCCGCGGAGGCAAGGGCATTCCTCTGGAGAAGATTACCTGGGATCGTAGGTGA